A genome region from Candidatus Glassbacteria bacterium includes the following:
- a CDS encoding glycoside hydrolase — MDKAGRALSAAVILLALSVCILGAATYDIRDFGAAGDGRTLDTDAIQAAINAAAGAGGGTVSVPRGRYLTGTIFLKSRIELRLEHGSVLLASTDIADYPEVIASFRSYTDNYVRHALIQGEGLHEVAVTGSGTIDGQGGDENWDFPDYIGRPYMIRMVSCSNVRVEGITLRNSPMWVQHYLDCDYLQVRGLTVISQVNRNNDMIDIDCCRNVWLSDCYADCEDDAITLKSTAGVITENVSITNCVLRTQCNAIKMGTESNGGFRNITISNCSINSDYTTGPPGYLNRRSRGLSGVSLELVDGGVFENVTITNLAIRNVKVPIFVRLGNRARPYKEGNRPGMGTMRNILISNIVASDIDSIACSITGLPGHPVRNITLRDIRITYPGGGTAGQAVREVPEHPAKYPEGTMFGMLPAWGIYCRHVEGIRMEGIDLELARGDERPALVFDDVTGLDIDGFSEQKPGGGGGPAVVMRGVXXXDPTRTVALSSAWRKGRKMSALSPTTSVLSPERSSSSHLAWNIRCCMRAPTG; from the coding sequence ATGGATAAAGCAGGCCGTGCCTTATCCGCGGCAGTCATTTTGCTGGCGCTGAGCGTTTGTATCCTGGGAGCCGCTACGTACGACATCCGTGATTTCGGCGCTGCCGGCGACGGTCGGACACTGGACACCGACGCTATCCAGGCCGCGATCAATGCCGCTGCCGGGGCCGGCGGCGGGACAGTCTCTGTGCCCAGGGGCCGCTACCTGACCGGTACGATTTTCCTCAAAAGCAGGATCGAACTGCGCCTGGAGCATGGTTCGGTACTGCTGGCCAGTACGGATATCGCAGACTACCCAGAAGTGATCGCCTCGTTCCGCTCCTACACGGACAACTACGTCCGCCACGCGCTGATCCAGGGTGAGGGACTGCATGAGGTGGCGGTCACAGGCAGCGGCACTATCGATGGGCAGGGGGGAGACGAGAACTGGGATTTCCCAGATTATATCGGCCGGCCGTACATGATCCGGATGGTTTCGTGCAGCAATGTCCGGGTGGAGGGAATAACCCTGCGCAACTCGCCGATGTGGGTCCAGCACTACCTCGACTGCGACTACCTCCAGGTGCGTGGCCTGACAGTAATCAGCCAGGTGAACCGCAACAACGACATGATCGATATCGACTGCTGCCGGAATGTCTGGCTCTCCGACTGCTACGCTGACTGCGAGGACGATGCGATTACGCTCAAGAGCACAGCCGGAGTGATCACCGAGAACGTGTCGATCACCAACTGCGTGCTGCGCACCCAGTGCAACGCAATCAAGATGGGCACCGAGAGCAACGGGGGGTTCCGCAACATCACGATCTCCAACTGCTCGATCAACTCGGATTACACCACGGGCCCTCCCGGATATCTGAACCGCCGCAGCAGGGGTCTTTCCGGAGTGTCGCTGGAACTGGTGGACGGTGGCGTGTTCGAGAACGTGACTATCACCAACCTCGCTATCCGTAACGTCAAAGTGCCCATATTCGTCCGGCTGGGCAACCGCGCACGTCCCTACAAGGAAGGCAACCGGCCGGGCATGGGCACGATGAGGAATATCTTGATCAGCAATATAGTCGCCAGTGATATCGACAGTATCGCCTGCTCGATCACCGGCCTGCCCGGCCACCCGGTACGCAATATCACCCTGCGCGATATCCGGATCACCTACCCCGGAGGCGGCACCGCCGGGCAGGCCGTGCGCGAGGTCCCCGAACATCCGGCAAAATACCCGGAGGGCACTATGTTCGGCATGCTGCCGGCCTGGGGGATCTATTGCCGCCACGTGGAGGGTATCCGCATGGAAGGGATCGATCTCGAGCTGGCGCGGGGGGATGAGCGTCCGGCGCTGGTGTTCGACGACGTGACGGGGCTGGATATCGACGGGTTCAGCGAGCAAAAGCCCGGCGGCGGCGGCGGCCCTGCAGTTGTGATGCGCGGAGTNNNNNNNNNNGACCCGACCAGAACAGTCGCACTTTCATCCGCCTGGAGAAAGGGACGGAAAATGTCAGCGTTGTCGCCAACGACCTCAGTGCTATCTCCGGAGAGAAGTTCGAGTTCGCATCTGGCGTGGAACATACGGTGCTGCATGAGAGCGCCAACCGGATGA